AGTCATTccccttatttggatgttttaaaaattaggatggagaggagaggaaatgattaaatatttttaaatatacaaatttatcCCTATTTAAAAATGGACTTGCAATATTGGTCCatgattaatttgttaaattaaataattatgactatagcatgcaatatttttttttgataattttttttttgatgtgaattaaataatcaacattcactatttttttattgttgttaataAGTAGGAATTATGACAGAAACACCTTTTTTGAGGCCATTCTAAGGCATTTTAGTCcacaaagatttaaaaaaaaaaaaaaaaaaaaactgaataagGAATAGTTATTTCTGGAAACTACAAGTAAGGCATCAAAAAGATACCAAGTATTCGCTATTGAGTTTGCTACTCAATTgaatacataaaaactaaagaaaacaacccttttttttttttttttttagagggacaaaatttaaattaaaaaatttagaaccaAATCAAATTACAAGTGcctaaaaatatttgaaaggcaattaaaaaaattaggactACAGATACTGATGTCAACTATGtcacatcaatatatatataaaagcagagatctCAATATGTGAGGGTCTAAGCttttgccaagtggcatctCCTATGAAGTTTCTCTACAATCATCCAACTCTCCCATTAATTGTCTGAGTTTACACtacacctctctctcttcttcatgtcttttagtataccaaatgtttcagcttttttttttttttttttttttaaaaaaagggatACTAATAACTAATGAGTTCGAGATAGATAATCTTCTAGCATTTTTGTTGCCTAAATTACacaaattcatatattttatttactataatcattattattttattttattctgtGGGAATccatattattttatggtgatTAATTTACATACAAACATCTCATAAACAAAGTCTCCCTCCtctgttagtatttttttttttgtacctcAAGTTTTTAtgttagttatataaaaagtttccGCCTTTATGATTGTGTAGATGCATTAATCACAGTTAGCCTCCAAAATGACGTTTtgatttttgcctttttgtttttacttaatGTACATTATCAATACTTTGCTATAATGATTAATCaatcaatctatatatatatatatatataaaagcagagacctcattgTGTGAGGGTCTAAACTTTTGCTAAGTGGCACCTCTTATGAAATTTATCTACAATCATCCAACTCTTCCATTAATTGCCTGAGTTTACACaccacctctctctcttcttcatgtcttttagtataccaaatgtttcagcttttttttttattattaataaaaagggATACTAATAACTAATGAGATCAAGATAGATAATCTTCTAGCATTTTTGTTGCCTAAATTACACAAAttcatatcttttatttactataatcattattattttattctatgagaatccttattattttatggtgatTAATTTACATACAAACATCTCATAAACAAAGTCTCCCTCCTctgttagtcttttttttttttggtaccgcAAGTTTTTAtgttagttatataaaaagtttctaccTCTTGTGTAAATGCATTAATCACAACTAGCCTCCAAAATGACGTTTtgatttttgcctttttgttttcacTTAATGTACATTATCAATACTTTGCTATAATGATTAATGTAAGATTTTCTAAACCTTTAACTCCCCAACCTCTCTCTCACGCTTTGCCTTCCCCTCTCAACTTTAACTATATGcctccattctctttctttctctcttaaaaaaactttctttctcttaaaaaaaaaacctttaatagttaaatttcctaaactactgctactctcaaattttgtttccatactcacaattttttaaaacaccagGCCAATAGAAGAAACCTATTGCTCTTGTGATCTTTTGTTGTAGCAAGTGGCTATCCATCGCACATTAAGTGGCCTTGACATGTATGAGTTCAAGCTATCTTTTGTTACTTTCAAAAATTCAGTTCTTCACTTACAATCGGTAGGGTTAAGATCGTGAGATTCtgtgttttgttattttcttttataggttgtgTTATTGTGTATATCGATTTCCAAAAGATGCTTGAAATCTAGAACTGAGAAGTCGATAATTGTTTATTATAGTGTAAAAGTCTCATTGTCATTGTCCTTTCAAGATTGTTTAATCTTAGCATATGACTTGAGTAGACtggttttttcaaaataaacaaaagctaaacCTGTTGTAAATCATACATTGGATTATAGGGATCAAGCAGTTATCATCTAGGGTGgaggggtttttattttattatattttttttatacaagatataaattatactctaaccaaatctaagtgtatatgtgtatgagtctccctcttggagacttgaaccccgactctTACCCACCACACCCCGTAAGCACtcatacttatggagtgaccattcCACTAAGGATGTGCGGTAATAGGGTGGAGGTGGTTTAGTCAATGGCAATTGAATTTGCAGAGGAAAAACAACACGACTATTTAATCTGCATTCTTTAGACTCCAAAGCTTCTTTCTCGAGTAAGtctcttgatatttcaattaagaaatacatattgaattttttcttaaaataaattgagttttgggttaatggttttttttgttttgttttgttttggtttaatgGTAATTGTATAATGATCTATATgttgtgtgtgctttcttttctatgaattttAATAGTGTATGAATCGAGGATTTTAGCATTTGGTTcatcaaggttttttttttttgaattctaaatttcatctttatttcattattttgtttagcttttgttaCTTCTTATAATTAACTTGTTACTAGCAAATCTCTATGACAATTATGGTATAATATGcgtacaacattctccaaaattatattacataaaatattacaatattatccgtgcatcgcacgggcaacTTATTAGTTATATCCAAAAGAAGAGAGATTCCACAATTCCATAAAACACACCTTTATCCCAAAGTAAGGAGCTGCTGCACGTTCCAGTGAAAAAAAGATTGGTGCACCAAAGGATGATGTCACAGGGTACAGCTGATTGAAATTAGTGGAATACATTGTTAGCCAAGGGAACAAAGATCTTACTACAACTTGGACCCAAATACCATTAACTTTAACACATAACTGTCTTAGAACATTTATTTGTCTAACTGTTAGAGAAATTTAAGAATCAGACATCATTGTGAACAATAGCTCCTTGCGCTTCTCCATTGGATAGCCAATGAAAGCTCTCAACATATCTGGATTCTTAATAAGATAGAGATAAGCCCTTGTTTGCAATCTAGAATCAATTCCTATCTCATCCAAGAGATGAAACACTTCGGAAGACGTGCCATGCTCctctcaaaaattaaatttccatCTCTCATTGCTGAAGCAACATTCTGAATTGCTCCCATAATTTGTTCCATGTCCTCattttttgatgtttttctctttttggcttttgaggAGGCTTCACCCACATTATTATCACCCACATTATCACAACTCTCCAAAGTAACTTCATTTTGAGCAACTAAATGATCAATATCTTCAATGTTCTCCATAGAGCCCTCTCCGATTGAAGTAGCCCACCGTTGCCTCATCTCCGATGCAGTTTCAGCTTGTTCCCCAGTTGCTCTATCTTTTCTATAAAGCTCAACCAATTTGTCGTAGTTTGGAATTGGTTTGTTCTTAAGCTCTTTTGCTTTAGGTTTAGCCTAttaaaaaatgacaacaaaataaGGTCACTACTCTCAAGTTAGTAATGTGAAATTCAGTATCATTAGTAATAATCTCAAGTATGGTTTTTGCCCTGCTATATATGCACTTACTAATCTCAAGTATGGTTATAGCCTTGCTCTATATGGACCAAGGTTGAGTTAGAATATACATGGCATGGAATGTTTGATATTGTCTAATCATAAGTTCATAACTCAACAAGCATGCCAAAATATAAAACGATAACTTCAAAAATTAGTTAAGATATTAAAAAGTTAAAGAGGAAACAGAAATTTATAAAACTTAATCTTGCATAGATTCTTTTTTCTAATGAATAAAACATGCATAACTTTTGTTTTATGTATAAATTATGCATATCTTCCTATAAGCTTATATATTTTTCAGTCGCTTGCAAAATCTTCCAAAAAGTTTCAAACAGAGAGAGCCAAAACCGTAACTGGTATATGTGCTGCAGCAGTAATTTTGAACATAGAGAGTATTTATACTTTGATTGCTTCCTTTTCTAAGAGAGCTTGGCAAAACAGTGCTTAAAAATGCTCTATCATTGCAATGTGTAAGACATGACTAGATGCAAAATCTCATCAAAGCTATTTACATGGAATTCAAGAATGCAGGAATTCTCTTGGGGTGTTTCATGAAGTCAAAGATTTAGCATTACTACATGGAAATTGTGGATCAACTTCCTAAAGTTGGCTTATGTTTATCCTCCTACTGAGTAATGATATATACCTTCTATTTGAATCTAAAAACAACATATTAGTTTACCCGTAAACTGATAtaacatgaaaaagaaaaccataGAATTCAATGAAACAATATGAACTCCTAGAGTATAAGTGACAAACCTGGATTAGACTTTCCCAAACTTCCGGTTCAGCACTACACATTTTGGTGATTGGACTCCAAGCAAAACCACTCAATCCATTCTTAAACACATCATAGCAGTCTGGCCAATTAGACTTGATggttttaatgtaatttttcacCTTTTGCTTGTCTAttggtttttcaaatttttcttgcAATTCCTTCACAATATTGTCATAGGCATGTGTGGTGATGACTGAACCATTTCTATTACCTAGATGATGTTGATGCAAGAGTGCATCAATAAGCGCATCATCCATAACAGCTGCCCAATATTCTCTATCTTTCTTAACCACATCATCAATAGTCCTTTTTTCTGACATATTTGAACCtatgaaaaaatatttgagcaaataaatatatttaacaaaacCATCAGAATGCAGTGGGCTTGTTTAATAGGCTTATGCGATACGGTGTCGCGTTGGTTTAACAAGTTTCAGAATATATATTGACAGAGATCTATAATTGCATTTCAGAAAATGCAAACAaataaggaataaaaaaaactcagacGTCGAaaccacaaaaaatcaaagatcagaATCCAATCAGATTGCATGACCCGCAAGAAAGAAACTGTATAGTATTGAACACCATCAAAAGTGTGATATAACCAAAGTTATCAACTTATGTAGGTAACACAACATTGATACAATCACTGTACTCTCACAAGAAGAATCACATTCTTAAGTCACAATCAAAACTCATTCAATAGTTTATCCCAAGCAAATTAAATGTATCAAATACAAAATGACAagtccataaaaagaaaattaaataataaaacaattctAATAAGAATCAGCCCATTAAAACAAAGACATAGTTCTAAATCCACTAGAAGCATTTGTCTACAATTATTAAATTTAGAATAACATCAAGTTGGGTTGGATGTATAATCCCTCCACATATCAGTTGCTATTGAGTTTCTTAAAATCTCTCCTTGGGCAGcatcatcattttttctctctctttgcacACCAAGCTGTTCATGGGGTTCAGGATTGTTGAAAATTTCTTCGTCCACCTCATGAAGAATTCTATGATCCGGATCTACCCCAATTAAGTAATTGTGCAAAATGCAACatgctaaaattatttttttctgggTTGGAACTCCGTAAGACGGCTCATTTGAGCTTGCTATTATAGGAAACCTTTTCTTCAAGACTCCAAATGCTCTTTCAATTGCATTGCGTAAGGATGCATGTCTAAGGTTGAATAACTCTTTAGGATTTTGTGGTGGATTTATTGAATACTCTTTTAAGTGATAACGAACTCCTCTATAAGGTGCAAGAAGTGTGCTCCTCAACATGAATCCAGCATCAACAAGGTAATATTTACCTATAGGAATGACATGCATCATTATGTTGTTATACACTAAtggctaaattttttttctaacaaaattACCTTGGGGGACTTTTAGCTTATCACGTCTACTTaatgcattttttaaaattcttgagtCTGACGCAGTTCCTTCCCATCCAGGCAAAAcatatgtaaattttaaatcaaatgtACATGCCGCTAGCACATTTTGTGTTGGGTAGTCCTTTCTACCATGATATCTTGCTACATCTTCAATAGGAACTTTTGCTCGAATGTGTGTTCCATCAATTGCCCCAATGCAATCCTGACATGGGAAGAACTAAAACTGTTGAGTACTTActtctatatattaaaatcttTATATATACCACAATTAAGCTATTAGAgtataataatgtttttttttaccttaaaatatgGGAAGAACCTAGAACTATTGAGTATTTCTATTGAAGTTTGAGATCCATCAGGTTGTTTTAGAAACTTCTCTTCTAGTTGTATCACAGATCTTAATACTTCATGGAAATGACGGTTTATAGTCTCATTAGAGCgacggaaaaaaaaaagatatttccCGATGCTTTACACCATGTGATAATATGTAAAGAAATTTGGCAACTTGTTCTTCAATCGTTGCTCGTTGTGTTGGTTGGAGGCCACCTTCTTTACATAGCATGTCACACAAATCTAAAAAAGCTCCAGGCCCCATGCGTATAATATCACGgcactttttattttcaattatctCTCTCATTAGTTCATCGCGAACGCTTCGCCTTTCTAAACTCAGACTACTAATTGAGTAAGTTACTTGTCTCCTTTAAGGCCTCCTTCGAAGTATTAACCAATAGACAACAAAACAAACTACATAAGCAACTGCCATTCGACGTCTCCATTCCCAATCCCATAATACACATCTCCTTTTATTCTCTTGTCTATCCATCTAATTAAATTATCCCATGACAGCAAAGCTATTACAATCCATGATATGCATAAATACActaagcatgaaaaaaaaaaagttaatagacTTGACTCTATACTCATAGATACAATGTGGTAGAGATTCAAAAAAACACTCATTAAGTAAAATAGCGGAAAgatgagaaaaaattaaaagggaaaaaactcTCTAAAGCAAGAATTGTCCAAATCAGATGAGGCACAAATTTTGTATCTAAACACTTCTTAAAGGAAGAAATTCTAATATTGGTTTACATACAtaaaattatcatatttatacaccttttttattatatttgtagTTTTGTACACAATTTCactctatttaaagaaagtttttgtcaattttttttattaaattttttttctttaaatagagtGAAATTGGGGTCTATTAATGCTAGGCATTCTCTTATTTTCTACCATTTTCATCATTGCAATAATGCTGCTTGAATGGCAAGGACCATCATGAATACCGTAGATTGTTCCCAACTTTGAGTTCTAATTACAAAGTTTTGAAGTTTAGGGTGTACATTGCAAGTACCTAGGGTGGATAAATGCGATTAACCTCActagtttttattgttttttaacttcaaaaatTCAGCCAAACACACTTTTTTGTGGGCCACTGATTTTGAGAATTAAGTAATGAAAACTGAGTTTTGAGTTAGAAAATTATTATGATGATCATAACCAATAACTGATTATGATTTTTGCTATTCTTGTGCTCGGTGGAAGTGAAAATTCCCTTGTACagaatgattattattattttttgacaaaaaaaaataaagcgtTATTTGAGGTCTATTAATGCTGGGTGTTCCCTTAGTTTTCTGCCATTTTCGTTATTGCAATAATGCTACTTGAATGGCAAGGACCATCATGAATATCGCAGATTATTCTCAACTTAGAGTGCTAATTGCAAAGTTTTGAAGTTTAGGGTGTACATTACAAGTACCTAAGGTGGTAAATGTGATTAACCTTACtggtttttattgttttttaacttCAACAATTCAGccaaacacactttttttttgtgggccACTGATtttgagaattgagtgatgaaaactgaGTTTCGAGTTAGAATTATGCTCAAACCAAACACCCTCTAATTAAGTTTTCGTTCTTTTTGTTGCTATTGGATTAAGCTAATTATTGACTCTCATTTGCTAAAACGTCGATCACAAATGAAGGATGGCTTGGCCCAGTTCCCAAGGTTAGAGTATTCTCTATTATAAGCCTTATTCTAATCAAAATTGAACTAGTGGATTCTCTTTCGCCTATCGGTCGGCTttaagcaatttaaaaaaaaaaaaaattagaaccatCAAATTGTAATCTTGGAAGAACTATTTATCccacaaaatggaaaaaaaaaggggggggggggggggtggaatCTTGGGACttattaataaacaaaaatgtcACAATAAGGTAACTCTATCATGCACAAAGAGATAATGTTCATTGCTTACCCTTCAAAAGAGGGGAATGGTATACATTCTGCAAGAGATAACCCATCCTTATATTCTTCAAAGAAGAAAGGTTAGAAAACATTTTAAGCACCAAGGATACACTTCCTATTTATATAATGTTGGTCCTTCCTTGAGCAATTTGTCATCGGAAGAAGACTCCAAATAGGAGATCACAAGATCAGCTGCTTTGCACCCAGAGGCTATTGCTTTGCCAACAGACAGTCCTCCCTTATGGTTACCTAGTTCATaccagaaaagaaaaattaaaattatcgATGGCATTAGCTGAGCAGAACATAATACGGTGGACAGAAGCCATTCTTGTTGGTCTCTGTCCATATAAGTTGTACACAAATAAATGTCAAGAATTCAAGATAAAAATCCACTTGGAGGATTCCTTAGCACTTAGCAGCAGCATAACATTTCTCAGTCAAaatcattattttccataattttatcattttcacaAATGTAGGATAAGAAGCTTCATTATATTCAGAGGCATTTACCCAAAATCTACAAGGTGAATGTTGCAATTGAAAATAGTATTTCTGTGCCCAACACCATCTAATTCAGTTGGATAAGGCCACGAGGAGATAAGTTCAGTTCTACTTCAGGGCTGTATGTAATCCTATCATttcatggacaaaacttaggacAAGGAATTCAAGGAAAAGAGTAAGAAGAATGGTAACAATACAGATCCCCCAGTTTTCGCTGCAATGTCATTAACTAGCATGCTAAGACAGCATAAATGGTGATGTTCACAACTTATAGTGATATAATGGTAGGATGTGTTGTTATTTTCTTACATGAATGTCTTAAAAAGCCTAATAGAAACCTGATCATGTTTAATAACTCTTGAAGTTAAGCCATATTAAGATCTTACAAgtttattaaatttgaaaagttGGCCATCGACTCCCTAGAAACTTTGGTTGGTTTGGGTCAATCCATGGGCGTCCACAGGGATTGCTAGTTTATTAAGATCTTACAAGTTTATTATCTAAATTTGAGTgcaatttcccataaaagtgacCGCCCTTGAAGTTAGGCAGTATTCCTAGAAAAATAATCGTTCTTTGTCAATAAATATTCAACGTTAAGTATATGTTGGATGATTCTGTTCACTCTCCTTCACAGAAGATTGCTCTCTAGGGGTCCATCTTACACCCTAGTTATTAAAGCGTGGAAATATGCCAAGTGTTCTAATAACAGTGTAGTCATTGATGTGTATTAAGGAGAATAAGACAAGCCGTATTTATCCACTTTCACATTCATATATAAGTTCAATTCATTAAGGTATTAATTTTtcacatacatttttttttttggataagtatttttcatatacttttcATTGAATTGCTTCACTTATAATAAGTTGGATTTTATATTGGTCTAAATTTGAACTTCTagttatttaataataataatataactttaGGAATCGGCAGGATCAGccagcccttcatccatctgGAGATTGAAAATGATTGCTTATCCAAATTACAAGTTATTACATGCAAGTTTCAAGTTGATAAGTGATTACCTGCATAGAAGAATCCAGGAAGATTTTTCTCTATCGTTTCAATTGCTTCTAGAACTGAACCATAGTTACGACCATACAAGGGAAATGCTTTACTCCAGTAGAAATGACTGCCATTAAGTACACTTCACAATATAAGAACAAacttaaataaagaaatatggTAATTTACTGGATTTAACATATTCAATTCCAAAATTTACCACctgaagaaaaaggaaaaatgaaaaagaagaaatattggTTTGTATACTTTACAAATGTGGGCTCTCCCTCTGCTCCCAACAATTGCTTGATGTCAGAAGAAACAATCTTCTTCAACTCATCCCTAGCAATATAGGTAACAGGAGAAAAATGTAAGTTGACGGGAATATATAATTAGAACAGAAATAAGTAGAATGACTAGAACTTGATGTAAAAGATATAACAGTAAAGGATATGAtacataatttatttgttaaatcAAAAGCATGGAAACTTCCCATACGTAGAAGCTTTAGCTAGATCACTGTTTCGACTTCCCCCAACAAAGGTTGTATAAAGATATAGGTCATTAGGTGCACGATCTGGAAACATCATTGAAGAGAAGAGTGTTCCTGTACAGCAAATTACATACAGTTGCAACATTAGAAGAATAATTTAGATTGTTCATGTATAGTGAGCCAGAGCCAAGCATTACCAAGGGTTTTTAGACCATT
This genomic stretch from Castanea sativa cultivar Marrone di Chiusa Pesio chromosome 1, ASM4071231v1 harbors:
- the LOC142632048 gene encoding uncharacterized protein LOC142632048, whose amino-acid sequence is MSEKRTIDDVVKKDREYWAAVMDDALIDALLHQHHLGNRNGSVITTHAYDNIVKELQEKFEKPIDKQKVKNYIKTIKSNWPDCYDVFKNGLSGFAWSPITKMCSAEPEVWESLIQAKPKAKELKNKPIPNYDKLVELYRKDRATGEQAETASEMRQRWATSIGEGSMENIEDIDHLVAQNEVTLESCDNVGDNNVGEASSKAKKRKTSKNEDMEQIMGAIQNVASAMRDGNLIFERSMARLPKCFISWMR